Proteins encoded together in one Spirochaeta isovalerica window:
- the fliS gene encoding flagellar export chaperone FliS: MSLNRLNAYKQTSVKTASQGRLIVMLYDEAIKQMDLAVKEMSAEKKKFDTIHNAISKTQDVITELMASLDFEKGGEIAQNLFNLYMYFNRQLVEANIQKDIEPIKEVRKFMGELREAWAAIENTQVNSNPGANPGVNIAG; encoded by the coding sequence ATGAGTTTAAACAGACTTAATGCTTACAAACAGACAAGTGTTAAAACAGCAAGCCAGGGAAGACTGATCGTAATGCTTTATGATGAAGCCATAAAGCAGATGGATCTTGCTGTAAAAGAAATGAGCGCGGAGAAGAAGAAATTCGACACTATCCACAATGCCATTTCCAAAACCCAGGATGTCATAACAGAACTGATGGCCTCTCTCGATTTTGAAAAAGGGGGAGAGATAGCTCAGAATCTTTTCAATCTCTATATGTATTTCAACCGCCAGCTTGTCGAGGCGAATATCCAGAAAGACATTGAACCTATCAAAGAAGTCAGAAAATTTATGGGTGAGCTCCGCGAAGCATGGGCCGCCATTGAAAACACACAGGTCAACTCCAATCCCGGCGCCAACCCCGGTGTCAATATAGCGGGATGA
- a CDS encoding polysaccharide deacetylase family protein, whose amino-acid sequence MKRLFFATVLLCLTITGAFSEVLFSHINMNSENLFLFSAAEFFPGYGDFQTLFTGSADDGDFYPLTFFPEKSWFNRETEKLYVQNRFGLYVSRPGFKGMTPVASFPSFADGEYIKDGKIPPVVLSPDGTKILYVKVLSRVSAGLYLFDIQSGEHFNLETTIDLQYEGEYALWSPDSQMFIYSREEKLYYFSLEQFEENRVLNEPLRVVGEGKLNSISWNEEEESSILYFINKGIVYRLNSSDIFTRSLYSGEFNMSSVTGRVPFDFDSRSDSFTISPDGMRGLVIRKGGDLILYDMNKTDYRADGKRVRSLPYLQLPRSMKVKQILWAESGKLAILASNRNSGESMVFTHDPKGDSPLEFVQTVDRGIVAMSLSPLEDRIVLAGEEGVTLRTFTSWSVLAYRVHSSPVNLFWVDNYSVLVAGARNSLVYNFRDDTSYLSFFSQFDSTGFTKDGRIVLRQDDVKYLYNEYDGTWTSTGRYTTVVDPVTFTEDFRIYSETAPSSLYSNRIMIKEAGSLQSRPLFEAPTAVYDPFPEKEEASDGIVFSHGSRVRAREVALVFNLTNSVEGLPEVLNVLSDYRIRSTFFVNGEFIRRHPDAVVELEKSGHEVGSMFYADFDMTDSRFNIDEDYIRQGLSYNEEEYFSATGRELEPFWHAPYYFENSTIINASAKQSYIYVGRDFDTLDWIPKDGGGVLGNLYLRGSDIIERIMKFKKPGSIIPVTIGKEAYRDDYLFDKLDLLIEALTASGYELVTVSDLIGNSR is encoded by the coding sequence ATGAAACGTCTCTTTTTTGCGACAGTCTTACTCTGTCTGACAATAACCGGTGCTTTTTCGGAAGTCCTATTCTCCCATATTAACATGAACAGTGAAAACCTGTTTCTTTTTTCAGCAGCTGAATTCTTCCCGGGATACGGCGATTTTCAGACACTTTTTACCGGTTCGGCCGATGACGGGGACTTTTATCCCCTCACTTTCTTTCCCGAGAAAAGCTGGTTCAACAGAGAGACGGAGAAACTGTATGTGCAGAACCGCTTCGGGCTTTACGTGAGCCGTCCCGGATTTAAGGGAATGACGCCTGTAGCCTCTTTTCCCTCTTTTGCCGATGGCGAATATATTAAAGACGGAAAGATCCCCCCGGTCGTTCTCTCTCCCGACGGAACGAAAATCCTCTATGTGAAAGTCCTCTCCCGGGTCAGCGCCGGCCTGTATCTCTTCGACATCCAGTCGGGAGAGCACTTCAATCTCGAAACGACAATCGATCTCCAGTATGAAGGCGAATACGCCTTATGGTCTCCCGATTCGCAGATGTTCATTTATTCCCGCGAAGAGAAGCTCTATTATTTTTCCCTTGAGCAGTTCGAGGAGAACCGGGTTCTCAACGAGCCTTTGAGAGTGGTCGGAGAGGGCAAGCTGAACAGCATCAGCTGGAATGAAGAGGAAGAGAGTTCCATACTCTATTTTATTAACAAAGGAATTGTCTACAGACTGAACAGTTCGGATATTTTCACCCGGTCTCTCTACAGCGGCGAGTTCAATATGAGCTCCGTTACGGGACGGGTTCCCTTCGACTTCGACAGCCGTTCCGACAGCTTTACCATTTCACCCGACGGGATGAGGGGACTGGTTATCCGCAAAGGCGGTGACCTGATTCTCTACGATATGAATAAAACCGACTACAGGGCCGACGGCAAAAGAGTCCGCTCTCTTCCCTATCTTCAGTTGCCCCGGAGCATGAAAGTCAAGCAGATCCTCTGGGCGGAAAGCGGAAAGCTGGCTATTCTGGCATCCAACCGCAACAGCGGCGAAAGCATGGTATTCACCCATGATCCGAAGGGCGATTCCCCTCTGGAATTTGTTCAGACCGTGGACAGGGGAATCGTCGCCATGTCTCTTTCTCCCCTGGAAGACCGTATCGTTCTGGCCGGTGAGGAAGGGGTAACCCTCAGAACCTTTACAAGCTGGAGCGTTCTGGCATACCGGGTCCACAGCAGTCCGGTCAATCTTTTCTGGGTAGATAATTATTCGGTACTGGTAGCGGGAGCCCGCAATTCGCTTGTTTACAACTTCCGGGATGATACGTCATATCTCAGTTTTTTCTCCCAGTTCGACAGTACGGGATTTACTAAAGACGGCCGCATCGTACTGAGACAGGACGATGTGAAATATCTCTATAACGAGTACGACGGCACATGGACTTCGACCGGCCGATATACGACTGTTGTCGATCCTGTTACGTTCACAGAGGATTTCCGGATCTACAGCGAGACAGCGCCGTCCTCGCTTTACAGCAACCGGATTATGATTAAAGAGGCCGGATCTCTACAGTCTAGACCTCTGTTTGAAGCCCCCACTGCCGTTTACGATCCTTTTCCGGAGAAAGAGGAAGCATCGGACGGTATCGTTTTCAGCCATGGATCGCGGGTCAGAGCCCGGGAAGTGGCGCTGGTTTTCAATCTGACCAATTCGGTTGAAGGTTTACCGGAGGTTCTCAACGTTCTGTCCGATTACCGCATCCGCTCTACTTTTTTTGTCAATGGCGAGTTTATCCGCCGGCATCCCGATGCTGTTGTGGAGCTGGAGAAATCCGGCCATGAAGTGGGCTCCATGTTCTACGCCGATTTCGACATGACCGATTCGCGGTTCAATATCGACGAAGATTATATCCGCCAGGGACTTTCCTACAACGAGGAAGAGTATTTTTCCGCCACGGGCAGAGAGCTGGAACCATTCTGGCACGCTCCGTATTATTTCGAAAATTCCACTATTATAAATGCCTCGGCCAAACAGAGCTATATATACGTAGGCCGGGACTTCGATACTCTCGACTGGATCCCGAAGGACGGCGGCGGTGTGCTCGGGAATCTCTACCTGCGCGGTTCGGACATTATTGAAAGAATCATGAAATTCAAAAAGCCGGGATCTATCATTCCCGTAACAATAGGCAAGGAAGCCTACCGGGATGATTATCTTTTTGATAAACTGGATCTCCTGATAGAGGCTCTGACGGCCTCGGGATATGAGCTGGTAACTGTTTCGGATTTGATCGGGAATTCGAGATAA
- a CDS encoding Fur family transcriptional regulator, with product MRNTEQKSVILEVLQTHKDHPTADQLYSEVRERLPRISLGTVYRNLEKMSQAGVILKLELGGGQKRFDPTPTDHAHFRCVNCSSVEDLPEDFAIDLPDISSIDGTNRIVLGNTLEYYGYCEKCAAERQLN from the coding sequence ATGAGGAATACGGAACAGAAAAGTGTTATCCTCGAAGTACTGCAGACTCATAAAGATCATCCCACCGCCGATCAGCTATACAGCGAGGTACGGGAGAGACTGCCCAGAATCAGTCTGGGAACAGTGTACCGTAATCTCGAAAAAATGTCACAGGCCGGAGTGATTCTCAAGCTGGAGCTCGGTGGCGGGCAGAAGCGGTTTGACCCCACGCCGACGGATCACGCCCATTTCCGTTGTGTCAACTGTTCATCCGTAGAAGATCTCCCGGAGGATTTCGCGATTGATTTACCGGATATCAGCTCCATAGACGGGACCAACCGGATTGTTCTGGGCAATACACTGGAATATTACGGCTACTGCGAAAAATGCGCCGCCGAAAGACAGTTGAACTGA
- a CDS encoding TIGR02757 family protein has product MRRRKTVELTLNRIYGEYHKRELVEPDPLQVLYRYPDPGDREIIGLISSSLALGRVNSILKSIKQILQELPSPRSDLFEWKEDDIRYRFRDFRYRFYSGEDLADLLISIKHAIEDQGSLNGLFLRGYKEKDETVLPALNVFIKELNREKRLKMLADPSRNSACKRLMLYMRWMIRKDSIDPGGWTGVSTSKLIIPLDTHMLKVASLLKLTERKDGGMKTALDITSTLRKYDSADPVRFDFSLTRPGIHPALDYSVFGD; this is encoded by the coding sequence ATGCGCCGCCGAAAGACAGTTGAACTGACACTGAACCGGATATACGGTGAATACCATAAAAGAGAGTTGGTAGAGCCGGACCCCCTTCAGGTCCTATACAGATATCCCGATCCGGGAGACAGGGAAATTATTGGGTTGATATCCTCTTCTCTGGCTCTGGGCCGGGTCAATTCCATTTTAAAATCCATAAAACAGATCCTGCAGGAACTCCCCTCCCCCCGTTCTGATCTTTTCGAATGGAAGGAGGATGATATTCGGTACCGCTTTCGTGATTTCCGCTACCGCTTTTACAGCGGGGAGGACTTGGCCGATCTCCTTATTTCCATAAAACATGCTATAGAGGACCAAGGATCGCTTAACGGCCTTTTTCTCCGGGGATATAAAGAAAAGGATGAGACGGTTCTTCCGGCGCTGAACGTCTTTATCAAAGAACTGAACCGGGAGAAGAGGCTGAAAATGCTCGCTGATCCATCGAGAAACAGTGCCTGCAAAAGATTGATGTTATATATGCGCTGGATGATCCGCAAGGACTCAATCGATCCCGGAGGTTGGACGGGCGTATCGACCTCGAAGCTTATTATCCCCCTCGATACCCATATGCTAAAAGTAGCCTCTCTTCTCAAATTGACAGAACGGAAGGACGGCGGCATGAAAACCGCTCTGGATATTACCTCGACATTGCGGAAATACGATTCCGCAGACCCTGTCCGCTTTGATTTCTCTCTAACCCGGCCGGGAATTCATCCCGCGCTTGACTACTCGGTTTTCGGTGATTGA
- a CDS encoding tetratricopeptide repeat-containing diguanylate cyclase, which produces MKAVHRKIDELNREAYSRIYTDIASAHAMLEEARELLDGTNYTVGIAWSLLISGLLEMEQGNLDQSAGKIDQAYHIFIDLNSDLSGICAALNGKGLICIRQSRVRESFNYLQKALGLARENNFKDMEYRAVNLLGILQFQMENYSQALRFFKKALKLITREKQSSILNNLGCTYRALGKFDQALEHLNKALGETEKNGSNDIQIPILEEIGLTYGKMGNSEKGIEILNLALEKCTDYHKRFKLSIKIKLGDLYIKKEEYDKAEQVLNEARDLINYANSIQNRDLYLYLSGLNEIKENYRSALIHYKNYHMLSGKIKSSETDEKIWEMETESFREMNRRIRKISEMGRLLTALLDRDQVIKTLFHSVQSIFEVDCFVIGLYMSGEELLPLDCYNSRGEKISSSILPVIQPRNPETWVAIHRTGLIFNEISEDYIPYFPVMETIVPLPDMSSVLCLPFDSGNEKGLISIYREKTGAFNREDYEILEMLTSYASIALSNARQTEISREKNRELEKLNKYDDLTGIYNRRHLQKKLEKSWNLCRRAGNYLHILLIDLDYFKNINDSFGHAAGDECLKILGQLYKSILQRSSDIYGRYGGEEFLVILQDMPIDEAEEMTEKIRHAIENEKVVWRGEQIKLTVSIGLCSARLSDTHSVETEAIIGQADRNMYISKSKGRNRITCSEL; this is translated from the coding sequence ATGAAGGCTGTACACAGGAAAATAGACGAGCTGAACCGGGAAGCCTATTCCAGAATCTATACGGACATAGCCAGCGCCCATGCCATGCTGGAGGAAGCCAGAGAGCTGCTGGACGGCACGAACTACACCGTGGGTATAGCCTGGTCCCTCCTCATTTCCGGTCTTCTGGAAATGGAACAGGGAAATCTCGACCAATCGGCAGGAAAGATAGATCAGGCTTACCACATCTTCATCGACTTGAACAGCGATTTATCCGGCATATGCGCCGCTCTCAACGGAAAAGGGCTGATCTGCATAAGACAGAGCCGGGTCAGAGAATCGTTCAATTACCTTCAGAAGGCGCTTGGTCTGGCCCGGGAAAACAACTTCAAGGACATGGAATACCGCGCTGTCAATCTTCTGGGGATACTCCAGTTCCAGATGGAAAATTACAGCCAGGCCCTCCGTTTTTTTAAAAAAGCCCTGAAACTCATAACGAGGGAAAAGCAGAGTTCCATTCTCAACAACCTCGGCTGCACATACAGAGCCCTGGGGAAATTCGATCAGGCGCTGGAACATCTGAACAAAGCCCTTGGAGAAACGGAGAAAAACGGATCCAACGATATCCAGATACCCATACTGGAAGAAATCGGTCTGACATACGGCAAAATGGGGAATTCAGAAAAGGGCATAGAAATCCTCAATCTGGCTCTGGAAAAATGTACCGATTACCACAAGCGATTCAAGCTCAGCATCAAAATAAAGCTGGGAGACCTCTATATAAAAAAGGAAGAATACGACAAGGCGGAACAAGTCCTCAATGAGGCAAGAGATCTCATCAATTACGCCAATTCCATTCAGAACCGCGATCTTTATCTCTACCTGTCGGGACTGAACGAAATCAAGGAGAACTACCGGTCGGCCCTGATCCATTACAAGAATTACCATATGCTTTCGGGAAAGATAAAATCATCGGAAACCGACGAGAAGATATGGGAAATGGAGACCGAATCATTCCGGGAAATGAACCGCCGCATACGGAAAATCAGCGAGATGGGACGTCTGCTCACAGCTCTGCTGGACAGGGATCAGGTTATCAAAACTCTTTTTCATTCTGTCCAATCCATTTTTGAAGTGGATTGTTTCGTTATCGGGCTTTACATGAGCGGAGAGGAACTTCTGCCTCTGGATTGTTACAACAGCCGGGGAGAAAAAATCAGCAGCTCGATTCTTCCCGTGATCCAACCCCGCAATCCCGAAACATGGGTAGCCATACACAGAACAGGGCTTATATTCAATGAAATTTCGGAAGACTATATCCCCTATTTCCCCGTTATGGAAACAATTGTGCCCCTGCCGGATATGTCATCCGTTCTCTGTCTGCCTTTTGACTCGGGAAACGAAAAAGGTCTGATTTCCATATACAGAGAGAAAACAGGAGCCTTTAACAGAGAAGATTATGAAATCCTGGAAATGCTCACATCCTATGCGTCCATAGCCCTGAGCAACGCCAGGCAGACGGAAATCAGCCGGGAGAAGAACAGGGAACTGGAAAAGCTGAATAAATACGACGATCTGACAGGCATATACAACAGGCGCCACCTCCAGAAGAAACTGGAGAAAAGCTGGAACCTCTGCCGCAGAGCCGGAAATTATCTCCACATTTTGCTCATTGATCTAGATTACTTCAAAAACATAAACGACTCATTCGGCCATGCTGCAGGTGATGAATGCCTGAAGATTCTCGGACAGCTGTACAAATCGATCCTCCAGCGCAGTTCCGACATTTACGGACGTTACGGCGGTGAGGAATTTCTTGTCATACTTCAGGATATGCCCATAGACGAAGCGGAGGAAATGACTGAAAAAATCCGCCATGCCATTGAAAACGAAAAAGTTGTGTGGCGGGGGGAACAGATAAAACTGACCGTCAGCATCGGACTCTGCAGCGCCAGACTTTCGGACACTCATTCTGTCGAAACCGAAGCTATCATAGGTCAGGCCGACAGAAATATGTATATCTCCAAATCCAAAGGCCGGAACAGAATTACCTGTTCGGAGCTTTAG
- a CDS encoding sensor histidine kinase translates to MALIKSLRKALTLSFVLISLLPVVFFGVFSLQILNRNLQSEIEEKNLLLSRSLSREIDVFKSESMDFLKLIKDLTEENEIASESETDDLLLSMLSINKNFDMIQIISAEGRVRHLAPVDENIRMMNLSYLEIYKRTEETGEPLWSPTYISPQSGSPTVILSLPMKNGMVLGYLNLDYLSRIVEATNIAGTGFVAATDRDGTVIAHKNRQFVRERQKLVSLMPVKKGISGETGTYRYSHLDREYLGSVSRTESTGWIVLVSQPVKEAFSSIYTIINIVIFGSFLALVLSILIAYLSLKRILQPLAYLNNDSRFAAEGDYDRPFHSSKYSEINQLINSFQVMIGAVNQREMKLKELQFFLKDIINSMPSALICVDQDLNITLLNRTAEKRLSDMDDDPMGKKMGVLIPRLKGEESAIKESIEKGIPKEIRKLRRVEKSHSYFEDILVYPLVDYEAEGAVIRIDDVTEKTKMEELLIQSEKMLSIGGLAAGMAHEINNPLAGIMQTANVLNKRLIDKVDIPANKKIADELGINLDDMKTFMERREIPRMIDSMLDSGKRISSIVSNMLNFSRKSDSRKSTVSLSVLIDQTIEIAGTDYDMKKEQDFRNIRIIREFQSPMNPVVCESSKLQQVFLNLLRNGAQAMEKQTEDPQFIIRIYHDQKNNMACIEVEDNGPGMDEDIKSRIFEPFFTTKPPGIGTGLGLSVSYFIIHEEHRGQMNVESAPGKGSRFIIHLPYSP, encoded by the coding sequence ATGGCTCTTATTAAAAGCCTGAGAAAGGCCCTGACATTAAGTTTTGTTCTCATCTCTCTCCTTCCCGTTGTTTTTTTCGGTGTTTTCTCTCTGCAGATACTGAACCGCAACCTTCAAAGTGAGATAGAAGAGAAAAATCTTCTCCTCTCCCGGAGTCTTTCCAGAGAAATCGATGTGTTTAAAAGCGAATCCATGGATTTCCTCAAGCTGATCAAAGATCTGACAGAAGAGAATGAAATTGCATCGGAGAGCGAAACAGATGATTTGCTCCTGTCCATGCTTTCCATTAATAAAAACTTCGATATGATCCAGATAATCAGTGCAGAGGGGCGTGTCCGACACCTCGCCCCTGTCGATGAAAATATCAGAATGATGAACCTTTCCTATCTGGAAATTTACAAACGAACCGAAGAAACCGGCGAACCATTGTGGTCGCCTACGTATATTTCCCCTCAGTCAGGCAGCCCGACCGTGATCCTTTCCCTTCCCATGAAGAACGGAATGGTCCTGGGGTATCTGAATCTGGATTATCTCAGCCGCATTGTGGAGGCAACCAATATTGCCGGTACGGGATTCGTCGCGGCGACAGACAGAGACGGAACAGTTATAGCCCACAAGAACAGGCAGTTTGTCAGAGAACGTCAGAAACTGGTCAGCCTTATGCCGGTGAAAAAGGGTATATCAGGAGAAACGGGAACATACCGTTACAGCCATCTGGACCGGGAATATCTGGGTAGCGTATCCCGCACGGAATCGACAGGATGGATCGTTCTCGTTTCACAGCCGGTCAAAGAAGCTTTCAGTTCCATTTATACCATTATAAATATTGTCATATTCGGTTCCTTTCTGGCGTTGGTATTGTCCATTTTAATAGCCTATCTCAGTCTGAAAAGAATTCTCCAGCCTCTGGCCTACCTTAACAACGATTCAAGATTCGCCGCTGAAGGAGATTATGACCGGCCTTTCCACTCCAGCAAATACAGCGAAATTAATCAGCTGATCAATTCTTTTCAAGTCATGATAGGCGCGGTAAATCAGAGGGAAATGAAACTTAAGGAGCTGCAATTTTTTCTCAAAGATATAATCAACTCCATGCCTTCCGCTCTCATATGTGTTGATCAGGATCTGAATATTACCCTGCTAAATCGCACAGCAGAAAAAAGACTGTCTGATATGGATGATGATCCCATGGGCAAAAAGATGGGAGTCCTCATACCCCGGCTGAAAGGTGAAGAATCAGCCATAAAAGAGAGCATAGAGAAGGGGATTCCGAAAGAAATAAGAAAATTACGTCGCGTAGAGAAGAGTCACAGTTATTTTGAAGATATTCTGGTTTACCCTCTGGTTGATTACGAAGCGGAAGGGGCAGTTATCCGGATAGACGACGTGACAGAAAAAACAAAAATGGAAGAACTGCTGATCCAGAGCGAGAAAATGCTTTCCATCGGCGGCCTGGCCGCAGGAATGGCCCATGAAATAAACAATCCTCTGGCGGGAATAATGCAAACTGCCAATGTCCTGAATAAAAGACTTATCGATAAAGTGGACATCCCCGCCAATAAAAAGATCGCCGATGAACTCGGAATCAATCTGGATGATATGAAGACATTTATGGAACGGAGGGAAATCCCGCGGATGATAGACTCCATGCTGGATTCAGGCAAGCGTATCTCCTCGATTGTGTCCAACATGCTCAATTTCTCCAGAAAATCCGATTCCCGCAAATCGACGGTTTCCCTATCGGTACTGATTGATCAAACCATAGAAATCGCCGGAACCGATTACGATATGAAAAAAGAACAGGATTTCAGAAATATCAGAATTATAAGGGAATTCCAAAGCCCTATGAATCCTGTGGTCTGTGAGTCGTCCAAACTCCAGCAGGTCTTTCTCAACCTTCTGAGAAACGGCGCCCAGGCTATGGAGAAACAGACAGAGGACCCTCAATTTATCATTCGCATCTATCATGATCAGAAAAATAATATGGCTTGCATTGAAGTGGAAGATAATGGTCCGGGAATGGACGAAGATATTAAAAGCAGAATATTCGAACCTTTTTTTACAACCAAACCACCGGGCATCGGAACCGGATTAGGATTGAGTGTATCCTATTTCATCATACACGAAGAACACCGCGGACAGATGAATGTCGAATCAGCCCCCGGAAAAGGATCCAGGTTTATAATACACCTGCCCTACTCACCTTAA
- a CDS encoding ABC transporter substrate-binding protein — protein MKSLRYSVLLLAWVLLISCGEKEPVKVGFTSWLSGPNSVLGIAGRDAVELAFDQVNEAGGINGRLVELVIKDDLGDAEQAVKGDRELIDAGCVAILGHMHSSMCIAALPQINEQKILMISPTASSDQLSGQDDYFFRIAPLASMEIEKLAKYAVDNLNLKNMVCVYDMSNQGYSERWNSDFNGELKKSGRSFIRSIPFNSVENPDYGKIAESIMSAEPDGLLLVANSISTALICQQLDKRDARIGLLSTGWANSDDFIQTGGPAVNGVTFAQARDLNSSGEKYRDFVDSFKESYNRAPDMASIYSYEAALVMIDLLKKTTDRDKLREELKSTGRFDGLQQDITFDAFGENRQEEYFYLQVRDGKLVTINP, from the coding sequence ATGAAGAGTTTAAGATATTCTGTCCTATTGCTAGCCTGGGTACTGCTTATTTCCTGCGGGGAGAAGGAACCTGTTAAGGTCGGGTTCACGAGCTGGCTCAGCGGCCCTAATTCGGTTCTGGGAATAGCAGGACGGGATGCGGTAGAATTGGCTTTTGATCAGGTTAATGAAGCCGGAGGGATCAACGGCCGGCTCGTCGAACTTGTTATTAAGGATGATCTGGGAGATGCGGAACAGGCGGTAAAAGGTGATCGTGAATTAATTGATGCCGGTTGTGTTGCCATTCTTGGACATATGCATAGTTCCATGTGTATCGCCGCTCTGCCCCAGATCAATGAGCAGAAAATTCTTATGATCAGTCCTACGGCGAGTTCCGATCAGCTTTCGGGGCAGGATGACTATTTTTTCCGCATAGCCCCTCTCGCTTCCATGGAAATTGAAAAGCTGGCGAAATATGCTGTGGATAATCTCAATCTGAAAAATATGGTCTGTGTATACGATATGTCCAATCAGGGATACAGCGAAAGGTGGAACAGCGATTTCAATGGAGAGCTTAAAAAAAGCGGGCGGTCATTTATCAGATCCATCCCGTTCAATTCAGTTGAAAACCCCGATTACGGTAAAATAGCTGAATCCATAATGAGTGCCGAGCCGGACGGACTCCTGCTTGTCGCCAATAGTATCAGCACTGCCCTTATCTGTCAGCAACTGGATAAAAGGGATGCCCGGATAGGGCTCCTCTCAACCGGGTGGGCCAATTCAGATGATTTTATCCAGACGGGAGGACCTGCTGTAAACGGAGTTACATTTGCTCAGGCAAGGGATCTAAACAGTTCCGGGGAAAAGTACCGTGATTTTGTAGACTCCTTCAAAGAGTCATATAACAGAGCCCCCGATATGGCATCAATTTATAGTTATGAGGCGGCTCTGGTTATGATTGACTTGCTGAAAAAAACAACCGATAGAGACAAATTAAGAGAAGAATTAAAATCGACAGGACGTTTTGATGGTCTGCAGCAGGATATTACTTTTGATGCTTTCGGTGAAAACCGGCAGGAAGAGTATTTCTATCTTCAGGTCAGGGATGGAAAACTTGTAACAATCAATCCTTAA
- a CDS encoding zinc-ribbon domain-containing protein, translating into MEEEKFCKHCQKPLKAEYQFCPYCGALNLDDRQFKLPVEPEIVEEHENLDRLDVLEACLDILDSEISQFLATK; encoded by the coding sequence ATGGAAGAGGAGAAGTTCTGCAAACATTGTCAAAAACCTCTTAAAGCTGAATATCAGTTCTGCCCTTATTGCGGCGCCCTGAATCTGGATGACCGGCAGTTCAAGCTGCCTGTTGAACCGGAAATTGTGGAAGAGCATGAGAATCTGGACAGACTGGATGTGCTTGAGGCTTGTCTGGATATCCTCGATTCCGAAATCTCTCAGTTCCTGGCCACCAAGTAA
- a CDS encoding PhoH family protein, with protein sequence MSDSENNISNNNKKIFVLDTNVLIHKPDAILSFKESHVVIPLWVLEELDHLKTEHSDRGRSARHAIRFLNDANKNCNGNLRDGLKLSDNITLQVMLTHHDFKDLDLSLTKADNKIILCAFDLQQEGNKVFFVSKDINARIKALSLGVHAVDYEKHKVSIQTLYAGYRQEKVGEDFVKELIEKGEAECTNNDVIANQFTEFSTEESGKTVYLSRFDKTANKYFHVPSSIEPVLGVSPLNVKQRMAFELLLNPDIQCVTLVGKAGTGKTLLALASGLKLVLDDKEYTRVLVSRPIIPMGKDLGYLPGAKKDKMSHWMQPLYDNLEYIIGSSRSQNLKSIDHLLSNKLIEVEALTYIRGRTLPKQFIIIDEAQNLSPHEVKTIVSRAGSDTKVVLTGDPYQIDNPYLDEESNGLTYLVEAFKGQELAGHITLGKSERSKLAELATELL encoded by the coding sequence ATGTCAGATAGTGAAAACAACATCAGCAATAATAATAAAAAGATATTCGTTCTCGATACCAATGTCCTCATTCACAAACCCGACGCCATTTTATCATTCAAGGAGAGCCATGTCGTTATACCTTTATGGGTTCTCGAAGAGCTGGACCACCTGAAAACCGAGCATTCCGACCGGGGGCGCAGCGCGCGCCATGCCATTCGTTTTCTCAATGACGCGAATAAAAACTGTAACGGCAATTTGCGGGACGGCTTGAAATTATCCGATAATATCACTCTCCAGGTCATGCTGACTCATCACGATTTCAAAGATCTTGATCTATCATTGACGAAAGCGGACAATAAAATCATTCTCTGCGCTTTCGATCTTCAACAGGAGGGCAATAAAGTCTTTTTTGTTTCCAAGGATATCAACGCGAGAATTAAAGCTCTTTCTCTGGGTGTCCACGCTGTTGATTACGAGAAGCATAAAGTCAGTATCCAGACTCTCTACGCGGGATACCGTCAGGAGAAGGTCGGAGAGGATTTTGTAAAGGAACTGATTGAGAAAGGTGAGGCCGAATGTACCAATAACGATGTCATCGCCAACCAGTTCACGGAATTTTCCACAGAAGAATCGGGCAAAACAGTGTACCTGAGTCGATTCGATAAAACAGCGAACAAATATTTCCATGTTCCTTCCTCCATAGAACCGGTTCTGGGAGTTTCTCCCCTGAATGTTAAACAGAGAATGGCTTTCGAGCTTCTCCTCAATCCCGATATCCAGTGTGTCACCCTGGTGGGCAAAGCGGGGACGGGGAAAACCCTGCTGGCGCTGGCTTCCGGTCTTAAACTGGTACTTGATGACAAGGAGTATACGAGGGTTCTGGTCAGCCGGCCTATTATCCCCATGGGGAAGGATCTGGGATACCTCCCCGGGGCCAAGAAGGATAAAATGTCCCATTGGATGCAGCCTCTTTATGATAACCTGGAGTATATCATCGGATCCTCGCGGTCCCAGAATCTGAAGAGCATAGATCATCTGTTAAGCAACAAGCTTATTGAAGTGGAAGCGCTCACTTATATAAGGGGAAGGACCCTTCCCAAACAGTTTATCATTATAGATGAAGCCCAGAATCTCTCTCCCCATGAAGTGAAAACCATTGTCAGCCGGGCAGGGAGCGATACGAAGGTGGTTCTGACCGGCGATCCCTACCAGATCGACAACCCTTATCTGGATGAAGAGTCCAACGGGCTCACCTATCTGGTCGAGGCGTTCAAAGGGCAGGAACTGGCCGGGCATATCACCCTGGGCAAATCGGAGAGGAGCAAGCTTGCCGAACTGGCAACAGAACTTTTATAG